The Thermonema lapsum sequence GTCTGATGCATACTATCTTTTTTGTCAATAAAAAAGTAGTACAACAAACCGCTTTCCATGACGGTGCTGCCTCTACTTCCTACGCTGCTGTGGAAATTGCCGATGAAATCAGTACTGCCATTCACGAGCCGGTTATATTGGTGGTAGGTGTAGGTGAAATAGGTGCCGATGTGTGTCGCAACCTCGTAGGCAGACCGATAGGAGAGGTCATCATCACCAACCGCACCTACGAAAAAGCACTTGAATTGGCAAAAGAAACCGGTTTTCGTGCCGAACCCTTTGAAAAGCTGGACGAATGTCTGCAGAAAGCTGACATCATCATTTCATCAGTAGGCATGTCACAGCCTTTGTTCAGCAAAGAGCGCGTAGCTGCCCTTTCGCCATTTGCCTCTTTCAAATACTTTATAGACCTTGCCATTCCACGCAGTGTAGCCAAAGAAGTGGAAGACTTACCGGGCATGGTGGTGTATAATGTAGATGACATCAGCCGGCGCGTACAAGAATCCATTGAAGCCCGCAAAAGCGCCATTCCGCAAGTGCGTGCGCTCATGGAAGAAGGCTTGGCTGAATTTGAGGATTGGTCTAAGGAAATGGAAGTGTCGCCTACCATCAAAAAACTGAAAAATGCGCTGGAGGAAATTCGGCAGAAAGAAATAGCCAAGTATCTCAAGCACCTCGACGAAAAAGAAAGAGAGGTGATAGAGCAAGTAACCAAAAGCATGATTCAGAAAATCATACAGCTACCGGTGCTTCAGTTGAAAGCTGCTTGTAAACGAGGGGAAGCAGAAACGCTGGTTGATGTGTTGAACGACCTGTTCAACCTCGAAAAACAAACAGTGAAATAATTTGATCTTATGGCGCTCATCATGGATGTACGCGGGCACTCGCCTCAATGGGGCAAAGATTGCTTCATAGCTCCGAATGCTACCATCGTAGGCGATGTGGTGCTTGGCAATCATTGCAGTGTGTGGTTCAATGCCGTGATACGGGGCGATGTCAACAGCATACGTATTGGCGACTATTGCAACATACAAGATGGCGCCGTTATCCATTGCACTTACGAGCGCACCCAAACCATCATAGGCAACCGGGTATCCATAGGGCACAATGCCATTGTTCATGGATGCACCATTCATGACAATGTGCTCATTGGTATGGGCG is a genomic window containing:
- the hemA gene encoding glutamyl-tRNA reductase, with amino-acid sequence MLYGFKALTLTYHTAPVEVRERYAFNEAEAKQLLQMLHEQGLQEAMVLSTCNRTEIYYSSDKPQEALLFYALGMLKNYPIEQDKQYFSHISDQKEAVRHLFEVALGLDSQVLGDLQIINQVKKAYQWAADLNMAGPFLHRLMHTIFFVNKKVVQQTAFHDGAASTSYAAVEIADEISTAIHEPVILVVGVGEIGADVCRNLVGRPIGEVIITNRTYEKALELAKETGFRAEPFEKLDECLQKADIIISSVGMSQPLFSKERVAALSPFASFKYFIDLAIPRSVAKEVEDLPGMVVYNVDDISRRVQESIEARKSAIPQVRALMEEGLAEFEDWSKEMEVSPTIKKLKNALEEIRQKEIAKYLKHLDEKEREVIEQVTKSMIQKIIQLPVLQLKAACKRGEAETLVDVLNDLFNLEKQTVK
- a CDS encoding gamma carbonic anhydrase family protein; translated protein: MALIMDVRGHSPQWGKDCFIAPNATIVGDVVLGNHCSVWFNAVIRGDVNSIRIGDYCNIQDGAVIHCTYERTQTIIGNRVSIGHNAIVHGCTIHDNVLIGMGAIIMDGAVIHSNAIIGAGAVVLSGAVVEAGTIWAGNPARFIKAAGDKAAEISRIANNYPLYASWFKDNNL